One stretch of Glycine soja cultivar W05 chromosome 7, ASM419377v2, whole genome shotgun sequence DNA includes these proteins:
- the LOC114420198 gene encoding calcium permeable stress-gated cation channel 1-like, which produces MATLSDIGVAAGLNILSAFIFFVAFAILRLQPFNDRVYFPKWYLKGLRTDPVHGGAFVRKFVNLDWRSYLRFLNWMPAALRMPEPELIDHAGLDSVVYLRIYLIGLKIFVPIAFLAWAVLVPVNATSTGLESAGRDNITSSDIDKLSISNVHSRSERFWAHILVAYAFTFWTCYILLKEYEKVASMRLQFLAAEKRRPDQFTVLVRNIPPDPDESVSELVEHFFLVNHPDNYLTHQVVYNANKLAKLVKKKKKLQNWLVYYQNKVERTSERPQIKTGFLGLCGNKVDAIDHHNTEIDKLSKEIALERDNVSNDPKSIMPAAFVSFKTRWGAAVCAQTQQTRNPTMWLTEWAPEPRDIYWSNLAIPYVSLTVRRLIMAVAFFFLTFFFMIPIAIVQGLASIEGIRKRAPWLNPLIDIPFIKSFIQGFLPGIALKLFLIFLPTILMIMSKFEGFGSISSLERRAASRYYLFNFVNIFLGNILTGTAFEQLDSFIHQPANEYPITIGTAIPLKASFFITYIMVDGWAGIAAEVLMLKPLIIYHLKNFFLVKTEKDREEAMDPGSIGFNTGEPRIQLYFLLGLVYASVTPTVLPFIIVFFGLAYVVFRHQIINVYNQEYESGAAFWPDVHFRVIIALIVSQIVLMGLLTTKEAASSTPFLIVLPVLTIWFHIYCKGRFEPAFVRYPLQEAMMKDTLERATDPNFNLKAYLQNAYVHPVFKASLFDEDEEDEEVMSLKLETESVTVPTKRQSRRNTPLASRISGASSPSLPDHGIRNHNPEP; this is translated from the exons ATGGCTACACTTTCAGATATTGGGGTTGCAGCTGGCTTGAACATTTTGAgtgcatttattttctttgtggCATTTGCTATTTTGAGACTTCAACCTTTTAATGATCGGGTATACTTCCCAAAATGGTACCTGAAGGGTTTAAGAACAGATCCTGTGCACGGAGGAGCGTTTGTGCGCAAGTTTGTCAATTTAGATTGGAGATCATACCTTAGGTTTTTGAATTGGATGCCAGCTGCACTTAGAATGCCGGAACCCGAACTCATTGACCATGCTGGATTGGACTCTGTTGTTTACTTGAGGATTTACTTGATAGG ACTTAAAATCTTTGTTCCAATAGCATTTCTGGCATGGGCAGTTCTGGTTCCTGTCAACGCCACAAGTACCGGTCTAGAAAGCGCTGGTCGGGACAACATAACTTCGAGTGACATTGATAAACTCTCAATTTCAAACGTCCATAGTCGATCTGAAAG GTTTTGGGCACACATACTAGTTGCTTATGCATTTACCTTTTGGACATGCTATATTTTACTAAAGGAGTATGAAAAAGTTGCCTCAATGAGATTGCAATTTCTTGCAGCTGAAAAACGCCGACCTGATCAATTTACG gtGCTCGTTAGAAACATTCCACCAGATCCTGATGAATCTGTAAGTGAGCTTGTGGAGCACTTTTTTCTGGTCAACCATCCAGATAACTATCTTACTCACCAG GTTGTTTATAATGCAAACAAACTTGCAaagttggttaaaaagaagaagaagttgcagAATTGGCTTGTATATTATCAAAACAAAGTTGAAAGAACTTCAGAAAGGCCTCAAATAAag ACTGGCTTCCTTGGTCTTTGCGGAAACAAAGTAGATGCTATCGATCATCACAACACTGAAATTGACAAACTGTCAAAGGAA ATAGCGTTAGAGAGGGATAATGTCAGCAATGATCCCAAGTCCATCATGCCTGCGGCATTTGTTTCGTTTAAAACACGATGGGGTGCTGCAGTTTGTGCACAAACCCAACAAACCAGAAACCCAACAATGTGGTTGACAGAGTGGGCGCCAGAGCCACGTGACATCTATTGGTCGAATTTGGCAATTCCATATGTTTCCCTCACCGTGAGAAGGTTGATCATGGCTGTTGCATTCTTTTTTCTCACCTTCTTTTTTATGATCCCAATTGCAATTGTACAAGGTCTTGCAAGTATTGAGGGAATCCGCAAAAGAGCACCATGGTTAAATCCTCTTATTGATAT TCCTTTCATTAAGTCGTTCATTCAAGGTTTTCTACCCGGTATTGCATTGAAGCTTTTTCTCATCTTCTTGCCAACAATATTGATGATCATGTCAAAATTTGAAGGCTTTGGATCTATTTCATCTCTGGAGAGAAGAGCAGCTTCTAGATACTATCTTttcaattttgtgaatatatttcTTGGGAACATACTTACCGGAACAGCATTTGAACAGCTGGACTCTTTCATTCACCAACCAGCCAATGA ATATCCTATTACAATTGGCACTGCAATTCCTTTGAAAGCAAGTTTCTTCATCACTTATATAATGGTTGATGGATGGGCTGGTATAGCTGCAGAGGTTTTGATGTTGAAACCCCTAATCATatatcacttgaagaattttttCTTGGTGAAGACTGAAAAGGATAGGGAAGAGGCTATGGATCCTGGGAGTATTGGCTTCAACACTGGAGAACCTCGAATACAGTTGTACTTTTTGCTGGGTCTAGTCTATGCTTCAGTTACACCTACTGTTCTTCCTTTCATAATAGTTTTCTTTGGGCTCGCCTATGTTGTGTTCCGTCATCAG ATTATCAATGTTTATAATCAAGAGTACGAGAGTGGTGCAGCATTCTGGCCTGATGTCCATTTTCGTGTCATTATTGCACTGATAGTGTCACAGATAGTTCTGATGGGACTCCTTACCACTAAAGAGGCTGCTTCATCAACTCCATTTCTAATTGTACTCCCAGTACTGACGATATGGTTCCATATATACTGCAAAGGCCGTTTCGAACCTGCATTTGTTAGATATCCCTTACAG GAAGCGATGATGAAAGACACATTGGAACGAGCTACAGATCCCAACTTTAACTTGAAAGCTTACCTTCAGAATGCATATGTTCATCCAGTTTTCAAAGCTAGCCTTTTTGATGAGGACGAAGAGGACGAAGAGGTAATGAGTCTAAAGTTGGAAACTGAGAGTGTAACTGTGCCCACAAAACGGCAATCAAGAAGGAACACACCATTGGCTAGCAGAATTAGTGGTGCAtcatctccttctctgcctGATCATGGCATCCGAAATCATAATCCAGAGCCATAA